Genomic segment of Arachis hypogaea cultivar Tifrunner chromosome 11, arahy.Tifrunner.gnm2.J5K5, whole genome shotgun sequence:
TGCCCAAATGGATACCCGACAAACACACATTTCCTACTTCGACTGTCAAATTTGTCATTTTTCCTACTTTGGTTATGAGCATAacacaaagaaccaaaaactcgCAGGTGTTCATAACTGGGAACTCTTCCATGAATAATTTCATATGGGGATTTTCCTTTCAACACTAAGGACGGTGTGAGATTGATTAGGTGCCTGGTAATTAAAACGCATTCTCCCCAAAACTCAATAGGGAGATTACCTTAGAATCGCAAGGACCGGGCAACATTTAGTATATGCCTGTGCTTGCGCTCTACTCTTCCATTTTGTTGTGGAGTTCCGACACACGAAGTTTGATGAACCACTCCTTGTTGCATAAAGTACTGCTTTAAACACATGAACTCTATTCCATTATCGGATCGCACCATTTTGACAcatttattgtattatttttcaaccaaaacaaagaaaattttcAATGTAACAGACACTTCCATCTTTTCTTTTAACAAATATATCCAAACAGCCCGTGAGCAATCATCCACAATGGTTAAGAAATATGAGGCTCCACATGACGACGGAGTTTTATAAGGTCCCCACAAGTcacaatgaatcaaataaaaaatactcgAAGCATGACTATCACTTAATGGAAACTTATCTCTTGTTTGTTTGGATTTTTCACAAATTTCACAAATTTTATTCACCTCTTCGCTAGTACATTTGTCACTCACATTGGGGATCATTTGCACAATTTTAAATGATGGATGTCCCAATCTCTTATGCCATAGAGTCAATTTATTTTCAGCTTTGACATGACTTGCTTGAGCCTTGTGCATACCACGATACCAATAGAGCCCATCCTTCCGTTCACCCGCTCCAATCATCTTCTTCGAAGTGCGGTCCTGCATAATACACAGCTTGTCAGTGAATTGTACAACACAGTTTTCTTCATCAGTTAATTGTGGAACAGAAAGTaagttgcattttaattttggtaCATAAAGAACATTTTTCAACTGAAGTCCTCCGTCAAGAACCACAGTTCCTTGTTTGCAAGCAAGCATCTGCTCACCGTCAGGCAGCCCCACTGGGCATCCTGGAATGGTCCTTTTTTCACACAAAATTTTCAAGGTACCTGTCATGTGGTTAGAAGCACCACTATCGATGATCCACAAATCCCAAATTTTCTTACCAGTCATTTTCTCAGATTTAGCTGGTTTTTGTTTGCTGATCATATCAACCAATACCTTCCATTGCTCACTAGTTAAACCTATCATGTCAAGATTCTTTTCTTCTAGGTTGCTCACACGACTTCCACTTCCTCCAGTACACGCCACATTAGCACGTGTTTGAGCCCCTCGGTTGCGTATCCCTTGTCTTCCTGATCCTCTGGCAGTGCCTTTTCGTTCGTGCCTTGGCCGGTCACCCCATCATTATGGGTAACCCACTATTTGAAAACACTCTTTCACATCATGCCCATTTTTGCCACACTTGGAACACGTCACGGCCTTTTCTCCATGTTCACCTCCCCCTCTAGCCTTGTTGCTGACATGCGCCGTAAGTCCCACAACCAATCCCCTTTCATCCGCCGACTTGGTGATTGTCTTCACCCTTTCCTCTTGAATTAACATCAGGTACACACGATTAAGCGAAGGTAAGGGATCGGTTGCAAGGATACTTGACCTCACAGTGGCATAACTGACATCATCAAGACCCATGAGGAGTTGATgaaccttttcttcttcccttcgcTTCTCAAGTTGAGAGCCAATTGAACACTTGCACCCACCACAGGTGCATTTGGGAATCTGGTCACAGTTTGCAAGTTCATCCCAAAGTATTTTCAACTTCCCATAGTATGCAGCCATGGACGCACCTTCTTACTTACACCTTGTCAAATCTGCTTTCAACTGCTGTATTCGAGGTCCATTCACAACAGAAAAGCGTTCTTTGATCTCCTCCTACAACATCTTCGCATTCTCTGCATACACCACGGTGGTCCGCAAGCTTGGCTCGATCGTATTCAAAATCCATGAAACAATTATGGATTAGACTATCCACCAATCTTCAAGTTCAGATGCATCCTTTCCTGGTTCTGTGTGAGTCCCGTCAATGAATTCCCACTTTCTCCGAGCTCGAAGAGAAATCTTCACAGCCCTCGCCCATTCGTCATAATTTTTTCCACGCAATTGCACCTGCATGATTATGTTTCCTGGGTTATCACTCGCGTTGAGGTCGTACGGCGAGTGAGTCTTCTTCTCGTCTCCTCCTGAGGAGTGTGGTTTGTCTTCGATGGTCTTCTCTGGTTCTGCCGCCATGGTTTCTCAGATCGTCCTCTATTTTATGTGTTTCTCAAGTtaggctctgataccataataagaAATGGTAATAGGCCCCTTTTGCCTTTGATACAAACTTTCAtatatatacactctaatcaacAAATCACAGCAAATCTTTTCTAATATAGCAGCTTGATTTGTTATCCTAATTTATTCCTACCAAAAATATATATCACAGATTGCTATATACATAAATAACCAAACCTTCTAATTGACATTTTTATATATAACTTATGTTGACCGTTGTTAGTACTCATCCTTTTGAACTTCTTTTGGATTCCGCATTTTCTGGAATAGAAAGGACAAATTAGAAGGTAACCATAGCTGATGAAAGTAAGATGCACAAAGTAAGAATCTTAAGACCTTAAAAAGTAGGTATAGTTCACACTCACTCCCCCAATCCCAATATTTCTGAGTTTTAGTCCTTTTTATCTTCTTCTGTTCACCCTGATAGCAGAAGCGGAGTGGTAAAAAAGAGAGTAGAATTTCAGCGGTTTAACtgatttgaaaagatcaaaagAATGCAGCCATTACTAAATAACAGCAGAGCTAGATTTCAAGCTGAAATTAGTTGTACCTATATTTGTAGAGCTTGGGTATATTTAAATCACAAAACTCAACTTCGTATAGCAACTGAAACTCTTAAACTATTACAAGTTATCATTACCAATCCAAAATTCAATCTTTCACCCTTTCACATGAATTGAaatgaaaaagattaaaaatttgaTTCATTCACAGACCAAAACACTCACACGAAAAAATTGGGGG
This window contains:
- the LOC140176442 gene encoding uncharacterized protein, coding for MAAYYGKLKILWDELANCDQIPKCTCGGCKCSIGSQLEKRREEEKVHQLLMGLDDVSYATVRSSILATDPLPSLNRVYLMLIQEERVKTITKSADERGLVVGLTAHVSNKARGGGEHGEKAVTCSKCGKNGHDVKECFQIVGYP